TGAATTCAAAAAACTAGAAGTCATAGGAGCTATGATAGCAGAAGACTGCAACATAGGACCCCATAACGTTGTAGAACCAGGAACCATAATAGGCAGAAAATGTGAGACTACACCAATGAAAACCATAAATAAAAATATATCAACTGGAATCAGAGTGATGTAAAATTGTGTGGAATAGTTGGGTATAACGGGTTTAGAGACGCAGATAAAATACTCATCGACTGCCTTAAAAAACTCGAATACCGTGGTTACGACTCAGCAGGAATAGGAGTAATAGGGAAAAAATTACAGATCTTCAAAGACGTTGGAGAAATATCAAAACTCGAAAAAAAAATACCCCACATCGAAGGCTGCATTGGGATTAGTCACACCCGCTGGGCTACAATGGGTGCGGTCACCAAAGAAAACGCCCACCCTCATCTAAGCAGCAACAAAAAAATCGCTGTGATACACAACGGGATAATAGAAAACTACAAAAAACTGAGAGAAGAACTTGAAAAACAGGGTGTTAAATTTAGATCACAGACAGATTCAGAGATAATCGCTCATTTGATAGAAAAAAATTACAATGGCAACTTAGAAAACGCGGTTTTTCAAACTCTTAAAAAACTAAAAGGCTCATATGCTATCGCTGTTATATGCGAAGATGAGCCTAATAAACTAGTTGGAGCTAGAAACGAGAGCCCACTTGTTGTCGGAATCGGGGATAACGAAAACTTTCTTGCATCAGACATACCTGCATTACTTAAATACACAAATCGGGTGATTTTCATTGATGACGGCGAAGTATGTGTACTCACTAAAAACTCAGTTAAAGTATTTAACAAGAACAAAAAAGAAGTAAAAAAGAAAGAAGAATTAATAGAATGGGACATAAAGGATGCTGAGAAATCTGGTTTCCCGCATTTCATGCTGAAAGAGATATATGATCAACCAGACACCATAAATCAGGCTCTAAGAGGAAGGATATCGGAGATAGAGAGATCAATAAACTTTCCTGATAACGTGGAAAAACTACTAAACAATAGCCTTGATTCTATATATATTGTGGCATGTGGCACCTCATTTTATGCAGGTTTAGTTGGAAAATATTTAATAGAGCAACTAACAGGCATACCTGT
The Candidatus Thermoplasmatota archaeon DNA segment above includes these coding regions:
- the glmS gene encoding glutamine--fructose-6-phosphate transaminase (isomerizing), yielding MCGIVGYNGFRDADKILIDCLKKLEYRGYDSAGIGVIGKKLQIFKDVGEISKLEKKIPHIEGCIGISHTRWATMGAVTKENAHPHLSSNKKIAVIHNGIIENYKKLREELEKQGVKFRSQTDSEIIAHLIEKNYNGNLENAVFQTLKKLKGSYAIAVICEDEPNKLVGARNESPLVVGIGDNENFLASDIPALLKYTNRVIFIDDGEVCVLTKNSVKVFNKNKKEVKKKEELIEWDIKDAEKSGFPHFMLKEIYDQPDTINQALRGRISEIERSINFPDNVEKLLNNSLDSIYIVACGTSFYAGLVGKYLIEQLTGIPVSVELSSEYRYFGTKKETSLVIAITQSGETADTLAALREAKSSGCKTLVITNVIGSTAIRIADGYILTQSGPEIGVAATKTFISQIIVLFLVALKIGSINNKVGSDELYQYMLHLRDLPKQVRAILDRSDDIIDIAKQIKDSQSIFFIGRGINYPLSLEGALKLKEISYIHAEGFAAGELKHGPFALLTKNTPVVAIVTRDFTYDKMLANIGEVKTRGPMVIAIADENDTEIDKYADFIIRYPSNQTMLSCITITVLLQLLAYHVANLKGCSIDKPRNLAKSVTVE